In the genome of Dickeya fangzhongdai, one region contains:
- a CDS encoding alpha/beta hydrolase: MYQLSNTRVETFASAACGHYRLLIAWPDGPAPKRGWPVMYLLDGERYFATAVSLLTAMREPRCGMTPGVIVAVDYDGPTRRDRDYRPAVERLIPEPDPAGGLRPPGEQGDAAGFRRFLLEELKPFIHQRYDIDSQRQALFGHSYGGLFTVDTLLEQPDSFQHFYASSPSVWWNGGYLSRQAEAFVEHVFVEHVDAQPLNTPVSLALSVGEHEQSLEAWEQRLPDERQRWLRQHRGQRRMVDGIRELATQLRLTTPLLTVSLHVYAEQSHMSASFPALLHALRHHFQPS, translated from the coding sequence ATGTACCAATTGTCCAACACCCGGGTCGAGACGTTTGCGTCGGCGGCGTGCGGGCACTACCGCCTGTTGATCGCCTGGCCGGACGGCCCGGCGCCCAAACGGGGCTGGCCGGTGATGTACCTGCTGGACGGCGAGCGCTACTTTGCCACGGCGGTATCGCTGTTGACGGCGATGCGCGAGCCGCGTTGCGGCATGACGCCGGGCGTTATTGTGGCGGTGGATTACGACGGCCCGACCCGGCGCGACCGGGACTACCGCCCGGCGGTGGAACGACTGATTCCGGAACCTGACCCGGCGGGCGGGCTCCGTCCCCCCGGTGAACAAGGGGATGCCGCCGGTTTTCGCCGTTTTTTACTGGAGGAACTCAAACCGTTCATCCATCAACGCTACGACATCGACAGCCAGCGCCAGGCGCTGTTCGGCCACTCCTACGGCGGGTTATTCACGGTGGATACGCTGCTTGAGCAGCCGGACAGTTTTCAGCATTTTTATGCCTCCAGCCCGTCGGTGTGGTGGAACGGCGGCTATCTGTCCCGGCAGGCCGAAGCGTTTGTCGAGCACGTGTTTGTCGAGCACGTAGATGCGCAGCCGTTGAATACGCCGGTGAGCCTGGCGCTGTCGGTGGGGGAACACGAGCAATCGCTGGAAGCGTGGGAGCAGCGGCTGCCTGACGAGCGGCAACGCTGGCTGCGCCAGCACCGCGGCCAGCGGCGTATGGTGGATGGCATTCGGGAACTGGCGACGCAACTGCGCCTGACGACGCCGCTGCTGACGGTTTCGCTGCATGTTTACGCCGAACAGTCCCATATGTCGGCGTCGTTTCCCGCCCTGTTGCACGCTTTGCGCCATCACTTCCAGCCGTCGTAA